The Nitrospira sp. genome segment ATGGAGAGATGGGGCTCTCTCGGTATCTCTCCATGCGAGATTATGCCAAGAATTTGGAGCAAGAGCTGTCGGGGTTACGCAATGAAAATGTCACCTTGCAGCAAGATATTCTGCGTCTCCAGCATGATCCGACCAAGATCGAACAATTGGCTCGTGAGCAGTTAGGCTATGTGCGGAAAGGGGAGACGGTATATCAATTCATCCCAGGTTCGGAGAAACAACGGGAGCCAGCCTCAAAGCCATGAAGTTCGGAACGGTTGCCATCATCGGACGGTCCAACGTGGGCAAGTCGACCCTATTGAATCGTCTGCTGGGCGAGAAAATCTCAATTGTCTCAAGTAAGCCCCAAACGACGAGGACTCGGGTGACGGGTATCGTGCATGCCGAAGGGGCGCAAATTGCCTTTCTCGACACACCGGGCCTACATAAGCCGGACCATTTGTTGAATCGACGAATGGTTCGCACGGCGGTGGAAACGCTGGAAGACGCGGATGTGTTGTACATGCTCATGGAGGCGACAAGTCTCCCTGGTCCAGGCGACTTGTCTGCCATCAAATATATGAAAGAGGCCTTGGCAAAGCAGCCGAGGCCGGTGATCTTGGTCGTCACTAAAATTGATCTGGTGAACAAGCATAAGATGCTTCCCGTCCTTGACCAGTATGCCAAGCTGTTTGCATGGACGGAAGTGGTGCCGGTGTCTGCTCAAGCAGACGACAATGTGGCGAGATTGCTTGCCGTGACGGTCCCGTACCTGCCATCAGGCGAGGGATTGTATGGCGAGGATGTCGTGACAGACCAGACGATGAGGACATTGGCGGCCGAAATGATTCGTGAAAAAGTCATACAGGCGACAGAGGATGAAGTGCCGTATGCGACGGCGGTTGAGATCGATGACTTTGTTGAACAGGGGAAGTTGGCGAAAATCAGGGCATCGATTGTGGTTGAGCGAGAGACACAGAAGGGGATCCTGATCGGGAAACAAGGGGAGCGGCTGAAATCGATCGGGACCCAAGCCCGATTAGACATGGAAAAGGTGTTTGGGATGAAAGTGTTTCTTGAGCTGTGGGTGAAGGTCAGAAAGGCCTGGCGCGAGGATGAGCAGACTCTCGTGGAGTTGGGCTACTAGCCACGCACGGAAACCGATGTTGATGTTTCTCCATACGCATTCGTAAGCGAGTACGGATGGCATTCCTATGCTGCAGCAGTTCGAATAGGCTTTCCAATAAGGCCGTGGGCAGTGAAGACGAGCCCTTGCTTTATGTCGGCCAGTGAGCTGTTGACCTAGTCTAGGCGCCGCCGCCGGAGCCAAATCTCAAGATCCCGCGCAACGATCATGCAGCCAACCGACCAACCAACGGAACCACGCATTCCGGAACCACGTTCTCGGCCCGCTGATCGCGATATCCTCCGAGAAGTCCTTCGCGATCAGACTGAACGAGGGCAGACCAAGTCGGACATTGTCATTCAATCCGTCCAGAAGTTGTTGCGTCGAGGAG includes the following:
- the era gene encoding GTPase Era — encoded protein: MKFGTVAIIGRSNVGKSTLLNRLLGEKISIVSSKPQTTRTRVTGIVHAEGAQIAFLDTPGLHKPDHLLNRRMVRTAVETLEDADVLYMLMEATSLPGPGDLSAIKYMKEALAKQPRPVILVVTKIDLVNKHKMLPVLDQYAKLFAWTEVVPVSAQADDNVARLLAVTVPYLPSGEGLYGEDVVTDQTMRTLAAEMIREKVIQATEDEVPYATAVEIDDFVEQGKLAKIRASIVVERETQKGILIGKQGERLKSIGTQARLDMEKVFGMKVFLELWVKVRKAWREDEQTLVELGY
- a CDS encoding septum formation initiator family protein: MVIKQNRGRDWLEWQRRLFALVQVGGVIGVLWLGVALFYGEMGLSRYLSMRDYAKNLEQELSGLRNENVTLQQDILRLQHDPTKIEQLAREQLGYVRKGETVYQFIPGSEKQREPASKP